The nucleotide sequence GACGCGTGCTTCCGCGCGGGCGCGGACGTGGAGCGGTGGCCGGAGTGGCTTCCGCACTACCGCTGGGTGCGCTTCCAGCGGCGGGACGGCTTCGGCACGGGACGCGTGGAGATGGCGGCGCGCCGCGGGTTCGGGCCCCTGCCCTGGCCCGTGTGGTGGGTGTCGGAGATGCACCTGGATGCCGGGCGGCCCGCCGTCGTCTACCGG is from Longimicrobium sp. and encodes:
- a CDS encoding SRPBCC family protein; the protein is MYTVDEILIRAPVDACFRAGADVERWPEWLPHYRWVRFQRRDGFGTGRVEMAARRGFGPLPWPVWWVSEMHLDAGRPAVVYR